A part of Desulfobacter sp. genomic DNA contains:
- a CDS encoding FAD-dependent oxidoreductase, translating to MTPVPLDSGQFYPDLFSPVTINALAIRNRIAYPSLGLLFSYDTKLNDRYYHFFEEIARGGAGIVTVGPVGVDFIGSGFVPLSLAADEATADFSKAASLIRNQGASPWIQLFHAGAYAHPFLINNDTPMAPSAVFSRYSKTTPREMSYDDIKGVQTAFADAAARAKEAGFDGVEIIGSAGYLITQFLSPLKNLRTDEYGGSFENRTRFPREIIEMVRDRVGPDFPIGVRMAGNDFVEGSTTDETTPEIARVYEAAGADILNVTGGWHESPVPQLPMDLPRAGFSFLAMNIKAAVSIPVMASNRISTPDQADKIIRDGQADMVNLGRVLIADPFWPQKAMEGRPEEIRPCVACSQGCTDELFNGRPISCIGNARAGFEAERSIQKAGSPKKVMIAGAGVAGLEAAITAARAGHGVHLYEKTGEIGGQIPIAAAPPHKSELLEYLRYYRAMLKKYKIPVSLNTKVDETLIQKEDPDHLIVAQGARPLMPPIPGIDDPCVRSAWDVLAQDPPLGKRVAVIGGGAVGLETAHFVAAKGCLTPEMLHFLMTYQALSPDRLRQYMFKGTSTVTVFEMLEKAGQDLGKSTKWILMGNLDRHGVKIRTSAKVVSIKGGKVTFDQEGSVHTDAFDTVILALGSTSVNTLEKTADELGIPCTVIGDSLKPGKINDAVHGGFLSVSRL from the coding sequence ATGACCCCAGTTCCGTTAGATTCAGGCCAATTTTATCCCGATCTGTTCAGCCCCGTCACCATCAATGCCCTGGCCATCCGCAACCGCATTGCCTATCCTTCCCTGGGCCTGCTCTTTTCCTATGACACCAAGCTCAATGACAGGTATTATCATTTTTTTGAAGAAATCGCCCGGGGCGGCGCAGGCATCGTTACCGTGGGGCCGGTGGGGGTGGATTTCATCGGATCGGGCTTTGTCCCCCTTTCCCTGGCCGCGGACGAGGCCACAGCAGACTTTTCAAAGGCCGCGTCACTGATCCGGAATCAGGGGGCCAGCCCCTGGATCCAGCTCTTCCACGCCGGGGCCTACGCCCACCCCTTTCTCATCAACAACGACACCCCCATGGCCCCGTCGGCGGTGTTCTCCAGATACTCCAAAACCACCCCCCGGGAAATGAGCTATGACGATATCAAAGGGGTCCAGACTGCATTTGCCGATGCCGCCGCACGGGCTAAGGAAGCCGGTTTCGACGGGGTGGAAATCATCGGCTCAGCAGGCTATCTCATCACCCAGTTTCTCTCCCCGCTGAAAAACCTGAGAACCGACGAATACGGGGGCAGTTTTGAAAACCGGACCCGGTTTCCCAGGGAAATCATTGAAATGGTCCGGGACCGGGTGGGACCGGATTTTCCCATCGGGGTAAGAATGGCGGGCAACGATTTTGTGGAAGGCTCAACAACAGACGAAACCACCCCGGAGATCGCACGGGTCTACGAGGCGGCAGGGGCAGATATCCTCAACGTCACCGGGGGGTGGCATGAATCCCCCGTTCCCCAGCTGCCCATGGACCTCCCCCGGGCGGGCTTCTCCTTTCTGGCCATGAACATCAAGGCCGCCGTTTCCATCCCCGTCATGGCCTCCAACCGCATTTCCACCCCGGACCAGGCCGACAAAATCATCCGGGACGGCCAGGCCGACATGGTCAACCTGGGCCGGGTTCTCATTGCCGATCCCTTCTGGCCCCAAAAGGCGATGGAAGGCCGCCCTGAAGAAATCCGTCCCTGCGTGGCCTGCTCCCAGGGCTGCACCGACGAATTGTTCAACGGCCGGCCGATCTCCTGCATCGGCAATGCCCGGGCCGGGTTCGAGGCAGAGCGCAGCATCCAAAAAGCCGGATCGCCCAAAAAGGTCATGATTGCCGGGGCCGGCGTGGCCGGACTTGAAGCGGCAATCACCGCCGCCCGGGCCGGCCATGGGGTCCATCTATACGAAAAAACCGGGGAGATCGGCGGCCAGATTCCCATTGCGGCGGCACCGCCCCATAAAAGCGAGCTGCTGGAATACCTGCGCTATTACAGGGCCATGCTTAAAAAATACAAGATTCCGGTCAGTCTTAACACAAAGGTGGATGAAACCCTGATCCAAAAGGAAGACCCTGACCATCTCATCGTGGCCCAGGGGGCAAGGCCGCTGATGCCCCCCATCCCGGGGATAGACGATCCCTGCGTCCGGTCCGCCTGGGATGTCCTGGCCCAGGATCCGCCCCTGGGAAAACGGGTGGCGGTCATCGGCGGCGGTGCAGTGGGCCTTGAAACCGCCCATTTTGTCGCGGCCAAGGGCTGCCTCACCCCGGAGATGCTGCACTTTCTAATGACCTACCAGGCCCTTTCCCCTGACCGGCTGCGCCAGTACATGTTCAAGGGCACCTCAACGGTCACGGTATTTGAAATGCTGGAAAAGGCCGGCCAGGACCTGGGCAAATCCACCAAATGGATCCTCATGGGCAACCTGGACCGCCACGGGGTCAAGATCCGCACCTCGGCAAAGGTGGTTTCCATCAAAGGGGGGAAGGTGACATTTGACCAGGAAGGGAGTGTTCACACCGACGCCTTTGACACTGTCATCCTGGCCCTTGGGTCAACCTCCGTAAACACCCTTGAAAAAACAGCCGATGAGCTGGGCATCCCCTGCACCGTCATCGGCGACAGCCTGAAGCCGGGCAAAATCAACGACGCCGTCCACGGCGGTTTTTTAAGCGTGTCCCGGCTTTGA
- a CDS encoding DUF3088 family protein: MKSHKLFMLTPWTEAGQGPYYCPDCGVVEGFFAYSPGAKVDLEIIHVEFTRPRARVVEALGQENQECPVLVLAPGTEPPPEAKKSLSTGAVFIDDALAICNYLGKTYGGVLPHP, translated from the coding sequence ATGAAATCGCACAAACTCTTTATGCTCACCCCCTGGACCGAAGCGGGACAGGGGCCGTATTACTGCCCGGACTGCGGGGTTGTGGAGGGGTTCTTTGCCTATTCACCGGGGGCCAAGGTGGATTTGGAAATCATCCACGTGGAATTTACCCGGCCCCGGGCCAGGGTGGTGGAAGCCCTGGGCCAGGAAAACCAGGAGTGCCCGGTGCTGGTCCTGGCCCCGGGCACCGAACCGCCGCCGGAGGCAAAAAAAAGCCTGTCCACCGGCGCCGTGTTCATCGACGATGCCCTGGCCATCTGTAATTATCTGGGGAAAACCTACGGCGGGGTGCTGCCCCATCCCTAG
- a CDS encoding TetR/AcrR family transcriptional regulator, with protein MATTKTELRKKSILETATQIFAQRGFQEATITEIAKEAKVSEASIYEYFSTKEGLLFSIPAQATHNLFEVMAFHLKLIRGAGNKLRAIVYLLMDSYQSNPDFAAVLMLFLKHNKKFLDTSGHHVIREGVRQITKVIEEGIAAGEFRQDLNPYLIRSMVLGTIEHLVTNWVMTGNPESLLEFVDPLIDTLVAGIENPEE; from the coding sequence ATGGCCACCACCAAGACAGAACTGAGAAAAAAAAGCATCCTGGAAACCGCGACCCAGATATTTGCCCAGAGGGGATTCCAGGAAGCAACAATAACGGAAATCGCCAAGGAAGCCAAAGTTTCCGAAGCCTCGATATATGAGTATTTTTCCACCAAAGAGGGACTTTTGTTTTCCATCCCGGCCCAGGCCACCCACAACCTCTTTGAGGTCATGGCCTTCCACCTGAAACTCATCCGGGGAGCGGGGAACAAGCTGAGGGCCATCGTTTATCTGCTCATGGATTCCTACCAGTCCAACCCCGACTTTGCCGCCGTGCTCATGCTCTTTCTCAAGCACAATAAAAAATTTCTGGACACCTCGGGCCACCACGTCATTCGGGAAGGGGTGAGGCAGATAACCAAGGTCATTGAGGAGGGCATTGCCGCCGGAGAATTCAGGCAGGATCTGAATCCCTACCTGATCCGTTCCATGGTGCTGGGCACCATTGAACACCTGGTCACCAACTGGGTGATGACCGGCAATCCGGAAAGCCTGCTGGAGTTTGTGGACCCGCTCATCGATACCCTTGTGGCCGGCATTGAAAACCCGGAAGAATAA
- a CDS encoding ATPase P — MIRFTIPGSGELAIRHMLFDYNGTLAVDGNPVPGIREKINAHSRDLDFHVITADTFGTVEQALQGVDCRVVTIPEADQDKAKADYLETLGPGATIACGNGANDELMLKKAALGVAVCLDEGMNTRALLASDLVIKDIMDLFGYLENPGRLVACLRK, encoded by the coding sequence ATGATACGGTTTACCATTCCCGGTTCCGGGGAACTTGCCATCCGGCATATGCTTTTTGACTATAACGGCACCCTGGCCGTTGACGGGAACCCCGTACCGGGCATCAGGGAAAAAATCAATGCCCATTCCCGGGATCTTGATTTCCATGTGATCACCGCAGATACCTTCGGCACCGTTGAACAGGCCCTTCAGGGGGTGGACTGCCGGGTGGTGACCATTCCGGAGGCGGACCAGGATAAAGCCAAGGCAGACTACCTGGAAACCCTTGGGCCCGGGGCCACCATTGCCTGCGGCAACGGGGCCAATGATGAATTAATGCTCAAAAAGGCCGCCCTGGGGGTGGCCGTCTGCCTGGATGAGGGGATGAATACCCGGGCCCTGCTGGCATCGGATCTTGTAATCAAGGACATCATGGACCTGTTCGGGTATCTGGAAAACCCGGGCCGGCTTGTTGCCTGTCTGAGAAAATAA
- a CDS encoding long-chain fatty acid--CoA ligase codes for MTPNLRYQEKPWLKFYDPGVPESIDYEDILLHEYLERNSRSIPDHTALIFQGYRISFREFNEMADAFAAFLQSRGVKKGDAVAILLPNVIPCPVAFYAIMKIGAVAVMNNPLYADPELLHQFNDSRSTLLITLDLLADRMVRLRPRTGIKTIVYTSIGDYLPFPKNILFPLVAGRKGLKASVAPADKLLSWKQVVREYAGAKPASVPGGLGFADIAMYQYTGGTTGVSKGAILTHGNLSRQTQQINAWLPMFRDNQDEIALGALPFFHVMGLTVSMNFAISKGWTNILVPKPQPGPLLEAMEKFRPTIAPLVPTMFIGVLNHPRTGRADLSSIKACVSGSAPLPLDVIREFEKKTGSIIIEAFGMTESSPATHVNPFSAGKRKVGSIGIPLPDTEARIVDLGNPEKIMPVGEPGELVIRGPQVMLGYRNMPEETEKTLINGWLHTGDIALMDEDGYFFIVDRKKDMIISGGYNVYPRDIDEVLFTHPKIMEACAVGVPHPTRGEQIKAFVVMAPGQTATEEEIISFCAEHLATYKLPTRVEFIDELPKTNVGKVLRKDLRAIEAAKLNQRKTS; via the coding sequence GTGACACCGAACCTGCGCTACCAAGAAAAACCCTGGCTGAAGTTTTATGATCCGGGGGTACCGGAATCCATTGACTACGAGGATATTCTTCTCCACGAGTACCTTGAGAGAAACAGCCGGTCCATTCCGGACCACACCGCCCTGATCTTCCAGGGATACCGCATCAGCTTCAGGGAATTCAACGAAATGGCCGATGCCTTTGCCGCCTTTCTCCAGAGCCGGGGGGTTAAAAAGGGAGACGCCGTGGCCATCCTTCTTCCCAATGTGATCCCCTGCCCCGTGGCCTTTTACGCCATCATGAAAATCGGCGCCGTGGCCGTGATGAACAACCCTTTATATGCCGATCCTGAACTGCTCCACCAGTTCAACGATTCCAGGTCCACCCTGCTCATCACCCTGGACCTCCTGGCCGACCGCATGGTTCGCCTGCGCCCCCGGACCGGAATAAAAACCATTGTTTACACCTCCATCGGCGACTACCTGCCCTTCCCCAAAAATATCCTCTTTCCCCTGGTGGCCGGCCGCAAGGGCCTCAAGGCGTCGGTGGCGCCGGCGGACAAACTGCTTTCCTGGAAGCAGGTGGTACGGGAATATGCCGGGGCAAAGCCCGCTTCCGTGCCCGGAGGCCTGGGGTTTGCAGATATTGCCATGTACCAGTACACCGGCGGCACCACAGGCGTCTCCAAGGGCGCCATCCTCACCCACGGCAATCTCAGCCGCCAGACCCAGCAGATAAACGCCTGGCTGCCCATGTTCAGGGACAACCAGGACGAAATCGCCCTGGGGGCCCTTCCCTTTTTCCATGTCATGGGCCTCACCGTTTCCATGAACTTTGCCATCTCCAAAGGATGGACCAATATCCTGGTCCCCAAGCCCCAGCCCGGCCCCCTGCTGGAAGCCATGGAGAAATTCAGGCCCACCATCGCCCCCCTGGTGCCCACCATGTTCATCGGGGTGCTCAACCACCCCCGAACCGGACGGGCCGACCTCAGCTCCATCAAGGCCTGCGTTTCCGGTTCCGCCCCCCTGCCCCTGGATGTGATCCGGGAATTTGAAAAAAAGACCGGCTCCATCATCATCGAGGCCTTCGGCATGACCGAATCCTCCCCGGCCACCCATGTGAACCCATTTTCCGCAGGGAAACGCAAGGTGGGCAGCATCGGCATTCCCCTGCCTGACACCGAGGCCCGCATCGTGGACCTGGGAAACCCGGAAAAAATCATGCCCGTGGGCGAACCCGGGGAGCTTGTCATCCGGGGCCCCCAGGTGATGCTGGGATACAGGAACATGCCTGAAGAGACGGAAAAAACCCTCATCAACGGCTGGCTCCACACCGGGGACATTGCCCTCATGGATGAAGACGGGTACTTTTTCATCGTGGACCGGAAAAAGGATATGATTATTTCAGGGGGATACAATGTCTATCCCCGGGATATCGACGAGGTGCTCTTCACCCATCCCAAAATCATGGAAGCCTGTGCCGTGGGCGTCCCCCATCCCACCCGGGGGGAGCAGATCAAGGCATTTGTGGTCATGGCGCCGGGCCAGACTGCCACAGAAGAGGAAATCATCTCATTCTGCGCCGAGCATCTTGCCACATACAAACTGCCCACCCGTGTGGAATTCATAGATGAACTGCCCAAGACCAATGTGGGGAAGGTGCTTCGCAAGGACCTGCGCGCCATTGAAGCAGCCAAACTCAACCAAAGGAAAACATCATGA